One genomic window of Caldivirga maquilingensis IC-167 includes the following:
- a CDS encoding 5-formyltetrahydrofolate cyclo-ligase encodes MDIKAVKQAIRERVWRILEESNAAAFPRPVYGRIPNFVGSQEACRLASTLPEFKEARVIKINPDSPQRYCRELALRHGKLVIVPTPRIKEGFLLLDSSRIPRQYYDEASTIGGSFKWGIPIKPWDAPQINLVIIGSVAVNPSNGRRLGKSHGYAEIEWGIVSALGKVNEDTPVLTTVHELQLVNDEIPKEPFDLPVDIIVTPSRVIKVNRIDEKPKGIYWGYVTDEMMNEIPLLAELRRMNNI; translated from the coding sequence ATGGATATTAAGGCCGTTAAGCAGGCGATTAGGGAGAGAGTTTGGAGAATACTTGAGGAGAGTAATGCGGCTGCATTTCCAAGACCAGTTTACGGTAGGATACCGAACTTCGTGGGTTCCCAGGAGGCATGTAGATTAGCTTCAACACTCCCTGAGTTTAAGGAGGCTAGGGTTATTAAGATTAATCCTGATTCACCTCAACGATACTGCAGGGAGCTCGCATTGAGGCACGGTAAACTGGTTATTGTACCAACCCCCAGGATTAAGGAGGGATTCCTCCTACTTGATTCAAGTAGGATACCGAGGCAGTATTATGATGAGGCATCAACCATAGGCGGCTCATTCAAATGGGGTATACCCATTAAACCATGGGATGCACCGCAAATAAACCTTGTGATAATAGGTTCAGTAGCCGTTAACCCCAGTAACGGTAGGAGACTTGGTAAATCCCACGGCTATGCTGAGATTGAATGGGGAATAGTTAGTGCATTGGGTAAGGTGAATGAGGATACGCCTGTTTTAACCACTGTTCATGAACTTCAACTGGTTAATGATGAAATACCTAAGGAACCCTTCGACCTACCTGTGGACATTATAGTAACACCCAGCAGGGTTATTAAGGTTAATAGAATTGATGAGAAGCCGAAAGGAATATACTGGGGGTACGTTACGGATGAAATGATGAATGAGATACCACTCTTAGCGGAATTAAGGAGAATGAATAATATTTAA
- a CDS encoding RNA-protein complex protein Nop10 has protein sequence MMKCTRCGKYTLRKDKCPYCGGQLTNPHPPRYSPDDRMWRYRLMLKVALGQLNVSEETRRRILESLGPGKV, from the coding sequence ATGATGAAGTGCACTAGGTGCGGTAAGTATACCCTAAGGAAGGATAAGTGCCCCTACTGCGGAGGCCAATTAACAAACCCCCACCCACCCAGGTACTCGCCTGATGATAGAATGTGGAGGTATAGGCTTATGCTTAAGGTGGCTCTAGGTCAATTAAACGTCAGTGAGGAGACTAGGAGGAGGATCCTTGAATCATTAGGACCCGGAAAAGTTTAA
- a CDS encoding glycosyltransferase family 2 protein, whose translation MLIQLLYMGLLLVLIHVAVPLIYYIIILTYARRPWLINSINVNDGELPAVSIIIPTYNEENMILGKLDNILEQNYPLDKIQLIISDSSSDNTQVKVEEWLSRHRGVNLSYIKGPRMGKGHALNKALEAASGSIIVTTDADSLWVKDSLINAVKWLSNEQVGLVSCVKVPRGGGSTEDAYRRLYNTLRIGESKIHSTVVFHGELLAVKGDLIRSIGGFPTDIGADDSYTGVRVASMGLRAVIPENVVCMEYVPSNGYSRWRVRRAQHLLQSFMKSIKLPKPSNYKPIYYTEAYIHLMNPWLLPIGAILLLASGSLWAYALIAVGLVLLVWSPFRAWVTQQFILMYAMVRNLWTKELMWEKISK comes from the coding sequence ATGCTGATACAATTACTCTACATGGGTTTACTCCTAGTACTGATACACGTTGCGGTACCGTTAATTTACTACATTATTATCCTAACCTACGCTAGGAGGCCTTGGTTAATTAACTCAATTAACGTTAATGATGGTGAATTACCCGCGGTATCCATCATAATACCTACATATAATGAGGAGAACATGATACTGGGGAAGCTGGATAATATTCTTGAACAGAATTACCCCCTGGATAAGATCCAGTTAATAATATCCGACTCAAGCAGTGACAATACTCAGGTTAAGGTTGAGGAGTGGTTGAGTAGGCATAGGGGAGTTAACTTAAGTTACATTAAGGGCCCCAGGATGGGTAAGGGCCATGCATTAAATAAGGCGTTGGAGGCTGCGTCGGGTAGTATTATAGTGACCACTGATGCTGATTCACTTTGGGTTAAGGACTCATTAATTAACGCCGTTAAGTGGCTTAGTAATGAGCAGGTGGGTTTGGTTTCATGCGTAAAGGTACCTAGGGGTGGTGGATCAACTGAGGATGCCTATAGGAGGCTTTACAATACCTTGAGGATTGGGGAAAGTAAGATACACTCCACTGTTGTTTTCCACGGTGAATTACTGGCTGTTAAGGGGGATTTAATTAGGAGTATTGGTGGTTTTCCAACGGATATTGGTGCAGATGACTCATATACGGGAGTTAGGGTTGCCTCAATGGGTCTTAGAGCCGTGATTCCGGAGAACGTGGTTTGCATGGAGTATGTTCCAAGTAATGGGTATAGTAGGTGGAGGGTTAGGAGGGCTCAACACCTATTGCAGAGCTTCATGAAGTCAATTAAGTTACCTAAACCAAGCAATTATAAACCAATCTACTACACTGAAGCCTACATTCACCTAATGAACCCATGGCTACTCCCAATTGGCGCAATCCTGCTCCTAGCCTCAGGGAGCCTGTGGGCATACGCCTTAATTGCAGTGGGTTTAGTATTATTAGTGTGGTCACCCTTCAGGGCTTGGGTAACGCAGCAATTCATACTGATGTACGCCATGGTCAGGAACCTGTGGACTAAGGAATTAATGTGGGAGAAGATTAGTAAATAA
- a CDS encoding 50S ribosomal protein L44e, which yields MKIPRVIRTYCPRCRTYTEHTVTQYTTGKRRTLSEGQRRYERKLLGYGSSRKPKQKTFYKVTKKVTLKLTCRQCGYVTHRTIGRLRKVELVETR from the coding sequence ATGAAGATACCCAGGGTAATTAGGACCTACTGCCCAAGATGCAGGACATACACTGAACACACAGTCACCCAGTACACCACAGGTAAGAGGAGGACTCTCTCAGAGGGTCAGAGGAGGTATGAGAGGAAGCTACTTGGCTACGGTTCATCAAGGAAGCCTAAGCAGAAGACATTCTATAAGGTCACTAAGAAAGTTACCCTTAAGTTAACCTGCAGGCAATGCGGCTACGTGACGCATAGAACCATTGGCAGGCTTAGGAAGGTTGAGTTAGTGGAGACTCGTTAA
- a CDS encoding STIV orfB116 family protein: MILDSRRGTMSENVVYLLNGLGSCMLPCGGIIRLNQMSVDEAKSMVQGKEIISYIERQDTAQALSTLLGVNVPINSGQLVTDEISMGILLHINGQVDKNQLSNPSELLKLIDKGVIKLYRVLIDPYPC; the protein is encoded by the coding sequence ATGATTCTTGATTCCCGGCGAGGAACTATGTCCGAGAACGTGGTATACCTCCTAAATGGACTAGGATCATGCATGCTACCGTGCGGAGGCATAATACGACTGAACCAAATGAGTGTAGATGAGGCGAAGAGCATGGTGCAGGGTAAGGAAATAATCAGTTATATTGAGAGGCAGGACACTGCACAAGCCTTATCAACACTACTTGGTGTTAACGTACCCATTAACAGCGGGCAATTGGTAACCGATGAGATTAGCATGGGTATATTACTGCACATTAATGGGCAGGTGGATAAGAATCAGTTGAGCAACCCCAGTGAGTTGCTTAAGTTGATTGATAAGGGAGTTATTAAATTATATAGGGTTCTCATAGACCCATACCCATGTTAA
- a CDS encoding succinate dehydrogenase iron-sulfur subunit yields the protein MSSVKADIKIEIKRRVFTFRVKRYDPKTSGYKWSEYKVEVTNRQTVLDALLKIKATQDSTLAVRYSCRMGICGSCAMVINGTPRLACETKPFELGTDVITVEPLSNLKPIKDLVTDMDEFFEKHKSVDPWLIRKDEKEQFEQLNTYYPQTEEQLVNYLEFSYCIKCGACYAACPMVFLNKNYLGPQALAAAYRWSADNRDEGYVLRLKIIDSDNGVWSCHYSGTCSKVCPKGVDPALAINLLKKSLLTGKPPAR from the coding sequence ATGTCCTCAGTTAAGGCAGATATTAAGATAGAGATTAAGAGGAGGGTGTTCACATTTAGAGTTAAACGTTATGACCCTAAGACAAGTGGCTATAAGTGGAGTGAGTATAAGGTTGAGGTTACTAATAGGCAGACTGTGCTTGATGCATTACTTAAAATTAAGGCGACGCAGGATTCAACATTAGCTGTAAGGTATAGTTGCAGAATGGGTATATGCGGTTCCTGCGCAATGGTAATTAACGGTACCCCACGGTTAGCCTGTGAGACTAAGCCCTTTGAATTGGGCACTGATGTAATAACAGTTGAACCATTAAGTAACCTTAAGCCAATTAAGGATCTAGTCACGGATATGGATGAATTCTTTGAGAAGCATAAGTCAGTGGACCCATGGTTAATTAGGAAGGATGAGAAGGAGCAGTTTGAGCAATTAAACACCTACTACCCTCAAACTGAGGAACAGTTAGTGAATTACCTGGAATTCTCATACTGTATAAAGTGTGGTGCCTGCTACGCCGCATGCCCAATGGTTTTCCTGAATAAGAATTACCTTGGACCGCAGGCATTGGCGGCCGCCTACAGGTGGAGTGCTGATAATAGGGATGAAGGCTACGTGCTTAGGCTTAAGATTATTGACTCAGATAATGGAGTGTGGTCATGCCACTACAGTGGCACATGCAGTAAGGTTTGCCCCAAGGGCGTTGACCCAGCGCTTGCAATAAACCTACTGAAGAAATCATTATTAACCGGTAAACCACCGGCTAGGTGA
- a CDS encoding translation initiation factor IF-2 subunit alpha, with protein MSSTGKKTTQMPVVRFYRKQYPDVGELVVGTVKSIEEHGAYITLDEYGGVEAYVPINEVLQSWFRNIRDYLKVGSKAVFKVIRVDPRRGLIDLSLRRVRDEERERKFNAWKRNLKAIKLMEIIAQKMGVSLSKLMEEAGWSIMEYYGDLYSAFEDAAKGNIDPLIKLGIRRELIDEIVRVANERIEKPKVTIVGVLRMINLRPNGVEYIRKILDNAVEEAKKLGVEAKIYVIGPPRYRIEVTGSNPKHVEEAFEKLSNLLVNEAKANGGEASVSRSQ; from the coding sequence ATGAGTAGTACCGGTAAGAAGACTACGCAAATGCCGGTGGTTAGATTCTATAGGAAGCAGTACCCTGATGTTGGGGAATTAGTCGTAGGCACTGTTAAGAGCATTGAGGAGCATGGAGCCTACATAACCCTTGATGAGTATGGGGGAGTGGAGGCCTACGTACCCATTAATGAGGTTCTTCAATCCTGGTTCAGGAACATTAGGGATTACTTGAAGGTTGGGTCTAAGGCAGTCTTCAAAGTCATAAGGGTTGACCCAAGGAGAGGCCTAATAGACCTCTCATTAAGGAGGGTTAGGGATGAGGAGAGGGAGAGGAAGTTCAATGCATGGAAGAGGAACTTGAAGGCAATTAAGCTAATGGAGATAATAGCCCAGAAGATGGGTGTAAGCTTAAGTAAACTAATGGAGGAGGCCGGGTGGAGCATCATGGAGTATTACGGTGACTTATATTCAGCTTTCGAGGACGCGGCTAAGGGTAACATTGATCCATTAATTAAACTGGGTATTAGAAGGGAGTTGATTGATGAGATTGTAAGGGTGGCTAATGAGAGGATTGAGAAGCCTAAGGTAACCATAGTGGGTGTGTTAAGGATGATAAACCTAAGGCCTAATGGCGTTGAGTACATTAGGAAGATACTGGATAATGCTGTTGAGGAGGCTAAGAAGCTTGGTGTTGAGGCTAAGATATACGTAATAGGTCCACCCAGGTATAGGATTGAGGTCACTGGAAGCAATCCGAAGCATGTTGAGGAGGCCTTCGAGAAGTTAAGTAACCTACTGGTTAATGAGGCTAAGGCTAATGGTGGGGAGGCCTCAGTATCAAGGAGCCAGTGA
- a CDS encoding succinate dehydrogenase, with amino-acid sequence MTEKLSTKRNSPKWSLWFKGLDEWLLIFQKVSGAILAIYLIGHVLVISTALNFGHPTPLTWEKVIGFIEGPRVVGIAHVGTIIEYLIALLAAVHGANGVRLILMQYFGLGLPRPERHTYPMVPSPRKKPQMIYKYLVIIVVVIFIALASYVAFVG; translated from the coding sequence GTGACTGAGAAATTATCCACTAAGAGGAATTCACCTAAATGGTCCCTGTGGTTTAAGGGGCTTGATGAATGGTTACTAATATTCCAAAAGGTTAGTGGAGCCATACTTGCAATTTACCTGATAGGACATGTACTAGTTATATCAACGGCATTAAACTTCGGTCACCCAACGCCATTAACCTGGGAGAAGGTCATAGGGTTTATTGAGGGGCCTCGGGTAGTAGGTATTGCGCACGTCGGTACAATAATAGAATACCTCATAGCACTATTGGCGGCTGTTCATGGAGCCAATGGTGTTAGGCTAATACTAATGCAGTACTTCGGATTAGGGTTACCTAGGCCTGAAAGGCACACGTACCCAATGGTGCCATCACCTAGGAAGAAGCCGCAGATGATCTACAAGTACTTAGTGATAATTGTTGTAGTTATTTTCATAGCCTTAGCATCATATGTAGCCTTCGTAGGGTGA